CGATGCCCACCGTGCCGAAGACCTCGCGCTTCGCGAGCGTGACGTAGATGTTGCCCGGACCGCAGATCTTGTCCACCGCGCGAACGGTGGCCGTCCCGTACGCGAGCGCCCCGACCGCTTGGGCTCCGCCGATGCGGTAGATCTCGGTGATCCCGGCCACCTGCGCCGCGGCGAGGATCACGTCGGCCGGGGAGCCGGACGGGTCGGGGGGCGTGCAGAGGACGATCTCCGGGACGCCCGCGACCGTGGCCGGGACGGCCGTGTGCAGGACGGTGGACGGGTAGGCTCCCCGTCCGCCGGGCGCGTACAGCCCCACCCGCCTGATCGGCCGGAAGACCTGTCCCACGGAGGCGCCGTCGCGGTCCAGGGACCAGTCCTGCGGTCTCTGGGCCTCGTGGTACTCGCGGAGGGCGTCCGCCGCCGCGTGAAGCGCCTTCATCGTCCGCTCGTCGATGCGCGAGGCGGCTTCGTCCCGCTCCGCCACGGAGACCCGCAGACCGTCCGGGTCGAGCTCCACGCCGTCGAAGGAGGCCGTGTAGGAGAGGACCGCCTCGTCGCCGTCCTCCCTTACGTCTCCCAGGATCCGCCGCACCGTGGCGGCCGCCTTGGCCAGGTCGGGACGGTCCCACCCGCCGTGATGGCGGGTCAGGACCTCGGACGCGGCCGCGTCCGAGCGCAGGTCGACGACCTCGAGAGGCATAGGGCGAACAGAGTAGCGGCTCCCGTCACCGGTCCGGGCACGAGAAGGTGCCGGTGACGCGCACCGTACGCGGCGTGCTCTGCCCCGTGACCGCCATGGGAGCCGT
This portion of the Actinomycetota bacterium genome encodes:
- the hisD gene encoding histidinol dehydrogenase, coding for MPLEVVDLRSDAAASEVLTRHHGGWDRPDLAKAAATVRRILGDVREDGDEAVLSYTASFDGVELDPDGLRVSVAERDEAASRIDERTMKALHAAADALREYHEAQRPQDWSLDRDGASVGQVFRPIRRVGLYAPGGRGAYPSTVLHTAVPATVAGVPEIVLCTPPDPSGSPADVILAAAQVAGITEIYRIGGAQAVGALAYGTATVRAVDKICGPGNIYVTLAKREVFGTVGIDGLFGPSEAVVVTDAQARASFAAAELLTQAEHDPEAAAVLVTTSEELLAEILRELWDRLRRLPRAAAIREALANHGLAVLVRDLEQAAEVVDELAPEHLCIHTSEPQAFLDRVHAAGTVLVGADTPATLSDYCAGPSHVLPTARTARFSSGLSVRDFLVALNTVSYSRQALFRDASIAETIAETEGLQAHREDLHVRLEEGPG